A stretch of DNA from Ricinus communis isolate WT05 ecotype wild-type chromosome 4, ASM1957865v1, whole genome shotgun sequence:
GTTGGAGACCTATGAATATAAGATTATGATGTTCAGGGCTTATCACAGTATGTTATGACTGAAAgcaaacaaataagaaaagcaGAAAAGGGAATAGAAAGGACTAAATTCTAGAACATGATTAATATGAGTGTAAAAAAACCTTGAAAGcaagaatataaattaattgaataaagGCTTGGATAGGTGGCAAGTTCTTAAGAATATTGTAACCATTAATATATCCCTATCCTTTCAAGGAAGAAAGACTCTGCATGGCAAAAGTGCTTTGCAAAGAATTTGAATATaagctcaaaataaaaaatagatatgaCATTCAAAATTTTGCCACATAAGCATTTCGTAGTGCTGATATAATTCAATGTCATACTGCCAGTGATAATTTAAACAGCATGTTCAATAACGAGAGTCATAAAACATTGTTAAGAAGATCTCATCATGCTACAAAGATATAGGGACATGTACCAATAAAGGAGAGATACTCCTATACCATATTAAGATGATTTGCTAGCTACCTTTAAATTGACAGGTGAGAGATGTCTGAATTCTTTTGCATAAGAACATGAAAGTTCTCAAAAAAAATGTGTCATCAAGTAGGCCAAGAAAGAGTCGATAAAAGGAAGGATATAACAACTCAATATAGTAAACAGGaatagagaagaaaagaaaagaatgatcattctaatattttaaaggaGGCAACTTATGGTCGCTAAATCTAGAACACATAAGACAATTTCAGAACTCACTAGTAACCTTACAACttgtttttcattattattttttttattttggaattttgatCTCACAACAATTTTTAATGATACAACGACTCGCCATGtactcaaaaataaattaagatatgAAAGCTCCAAGGGTTTAAGTACAATATTCCAATTGTTCCCAAGCCTCAAACCAAAAAGGCCTAATTCATAGCACACATATAACCAGTAGGAATACTCAACTCATTAATACAAAACATACCAGATTCACTGAGCGTGCAACCCGAAACTCATAGCTTGGATCATACCAAATGCTCACATTAAAGATATTCCCATTGGAATTAAAGAAATCATATGCTGCAGAAAATGAAGTATCAGGAAGCCTTAGACAGTATACTGCTCCTAACACACAAAACAATTGCATCAAAATCTGAAAGGGGAACCTGCAAGTATATCATTTCCTTTGTATGTCTCTTCATTTATCTGAGAAGAACTATTGCGCCACAAATTCAGACCTTGAACACACTTTGCCTCTATTTTTCAGataaagagcaaataaataaaaagttaggATTTGCATGCAAAAATCTTTCATTCTTTCCAAAAAATAAAGGTGTTAATAGAGAGTCACTCAACAGCTGTTATGCTACATTTGTAAGTTTGCTCATCTAATTAACAACTATCCAAGGTTCCCAACTCAGAAAACCATGGTAAGCAGAGGAGAAGAAAAGTATAATAATGTACACTTGTGTCCTACTTCTAGAATATAAAATCCATCAAGAAGTAATCATACAATTAAGTTTAGATATCCCAAATGACAGAATTGGTTTATGACATTTTATGTTGAGTGGCTAcatactttatttttgttctgATTTTATTTCATAGATTTTTAATTGGACACTGACAGGAGTAAATAAGATGCATGCATAAATATTGTCGGTTCTTCATGATACAAGAACCCAAAATTATCGAATACCACCAGCTTACACATCATCTCCATGTGCATTTCAAGACAAAATCCATCCATATGTTCACTTGCCAACAACATAATGCGTACTATACATTTTAACGCAAGCAATTCAGTTTTCTGAAAGGATCTTCTTGTAACTCAGAAAATAATACCTCTTCGAATTCCCATCTGATTAGGAATGGAAAAGGAGAAGGTTGAGTTCAAGTTACAGACaaatttaacataaaataaatcattctCGTCGATAGCATCATCAAGAAACATATCTGATTGCTCAGAGGGAGAATCTGTACCCTGAAGCATTTTGGAAAAATTCACATTAGTAAGCAAAAGCCCGATATATATCTAACAAAAAAAACGTGTTAAGCAACCCaaatattgaaaggaaagttGCAACATATATgcagatttttcttttttttttggaggGAAACATATATGAAGATAATTAACAATAGCAAAACTAGAAAGAAAATTCTAGGCGACTCCGAGTATAATACAGCCAGCGATTAGATGACTGGCAAGAATGAAAGAATATGAAAACCTGTGATATGCCTTATCCGTTGTCTAAGTATAAAACACTTAGAATGCTTATTACTGTTTTTTTGGCAAGGTGCAGTTCACCGGGATTGCAGTTggtaaaaaaagtataaaaaaaaaaaaaaagaacttacCAGCGCAATGTTGGCTAAACTATCCATAACGTTGGAAGAATCAACAGCAAAAGAACTTGTGAACATAATTTTTCCCACGTCTATACAATGAACAaatccaaacaaaaaaaataaaatcacatgttaaaattaatttttaaaagaaaagaaaaattaaaaaaacattaACAAAAACGAACACAAGGGAGAGAGAAAAGGTGCCCACTTTCCGCAAGAGACTGATTATTTCCAGTGAGTAACGTGATTACGGGACAGGACTCTTTGTCACTGCATGATTTAGCAGGGAGTTGTAACAAAGGAGGCCAGTGTTGGGGACTAGGAATCGGACAATTGCTTGATGTATCCATATTTGAGAAGTGTAAACCAcaaattttcttattacagCTTCCTTTTAGGTTATAATCCACACAAGCACAACCACAGTCCTTATTGTTTCCGCTACTGTTGTTGTTCACATATTTGTCTACTAAACCTTGCATAACAACAAGCAGTAAACAGAGTATAACTGGAAATATAATTAGGCGACAGTTCTCCATCCGCCGTCGTTTCTAGccagagaaaaaaagaaatccagTTAATCAAGTTTAATAAGCATCCCAGTTatcaaacataaattaatattgaaatagAGACAGACACCTGATAGATTAAATTCTTTCTACACAAAGCATCAGCCTGAGTCCAGAAACTAGATGCTTCAGCCATGGAGTTTTGAATGCACAATAACTATTAAGTTTTCCCgccaatttctttttccttttttaaatcAGTGTAGCGTGAGAAATGGAGGCTCGATGaataaaatacagaaaaagaaTGCCGAAGGTCCACCATGTTGATACAATCGGTCATGCACACTCATGCCAGTAAGAGTGTTGAAAATGACCGATCTGCCCCTGCTTATCTCCTTAATTTTCGAGATTTGGTGAATTTATTTTGACGCGTCTGGCGACCGGGCATATGGAAAGTTGGCGACAGAATCTTGAAGAGTTTTCTATTGACCAAACTGCCCTTTTTGCTAAATGTCTTTAGTGCCCTCTACGCGTTTTGTATTAACTTCATTAACATATCCATATGTTTTAATAACTGTGAAGAGAACATAATCTGTGAGTAGAGGTTATTAAAAGTAATTGGACTGATTTGaagtcaaaattaaaagaataatgttaaaaatagATAGGTCTAAAATGTAATACGGAGGccatttttatacttttcttcTACCAGTATATAAACACAAATTTGAACTTCTGCAGCTACTGATTGCGACTTTCCTCGGCTAAAACAAATAGTGGTAGCGCTTTTGCTTGTAAAtgcactttttattttctgaaataTAAGAgtgattcttttttaattattaattaaaagaaaaataaatacaaccaaaatatatttaaagctCATATCCTTTAATTGTATTATAAACCTTTTTTATTGATCTGCAACAgaccaaaaaaaaagaagaacaaacaaggaaaaaaaaatagaaaataatgagAGAGACAGCAGCTACTTATTTTGCtgtgctttctttttttagatagaatgagaattattaaaagtttaaGGAGCAAGAAATCTCAagattggaaaatatttaatggTGATACAAATATTGATCTTCCTTGTAGTTTCCTAGTAACTGCTTAAATTAGGGTCAAAACCTAAGCTCTTCCCCTCATAACCACAATACAGTGTTCAACTTTCatcaagaattataaattatttcttaaggtCCAAGTAAACAAGAGTGGAGTCTTCAAGCATTAGAGCATGggaacatatttaaaatattaggtCTCAAGTACCTTATGgtttaatattaattgttttatagtttatatattGCATGGTGGGTAAGAGATGCATGAGGTATGAAACTGCTAAGAAGTTTTTTCTTGACATGTTGGAATGGCAcattaattaaagaaacagGGGAAAGAtttgaaaacaaattaaaaagaaaaaaatggaatCCTGTTGAAATAATACAGTTGGAAGAGCTGCTGATTTAGCAATTAACATTATAAAAGTGACTAAACCCTTTTAAAGCATatgtagaagaagaataagttTAACGTGGTGGGTTAGGTAcaagataaggataattactGGGGCGGAAGTAACTGATACATCAGTATATCTTTCGAAGACTCCCTCAAAAATACTACGTAGAAGTGGAATTACAACATCCCTTAATCATCTTTATAGATCAATTCAAATTTGAACCGAGTAGATattgtttaaatataaaattgtcaGCAAATATCCGATAAGCTCAACAGACAACATGCAGCAGTCGAGTACCAACTTTAATAGAGATGTCCTATGATCAggtagcagcagcagcagcagcagtagAATTGTCTTGGATAAAATTTACTGCAGCGTACAGTTCCTTGTCGTGAAAAGCTCTCACTTCCAACAGAACTCCTTTTACACTAATGACTCtttaatagtttttttctaatttttactaGGACTCCTGTTAGTGTCAGCAACTGCTATCAGCATCCAATCATTGCTAATCTAACAGACCAATATCAAGGGGTATGGGGAGAAGATTGGTCGACTGGTGGCGATTGGATGAAATATAGAGTATACAGAAGCTCTATGAAAATCAATAAACCTACTGTATCACATTATCAGCCAGAGAAATCATGCTCATAACTCTCTTCTGTAATTTGGATCAAGTTGGGGCACAACCTCCTAAAGCCCTAACAGGTGCCCCAGCAGCCAGCATCCTAATCTAGATTGAGCATCATCAGAATCCTAAGTCAGATTCTAAACTACAACCAAGCCAAGCGGACTGCATGGCTAACCCATCAACGATGCCACAGAGCTCATCAGTTGCAGGATGAGAAGTGTCACCGACTAAGAACCTATGTACTTGATTTTCCAACTCTATCCAACTATATGCAGCTATTTTCTGCACTCTGTTATCCTTCATCAAGTTCCTCACCTTCAGAGCTTCCTGCCATCTACCCACACTGGCGTATATGTTTGAAAGTTGGACATAGTTTCCAGAATTCTCTGGCTCTAACTCCAGTAACTTCGTAACAGATAGCTCAGCAAGCTCAACATTCAAGTGGGTTCTGGAAGCACCTAATAAGGTTCCCCAGATCACAACATTAGGCTGAATTTCCATTCCACATATGAACTCATAGGCATCTTTTAGTCTCCCGAACCTACAATACAGGTCTACAATGCATGCATAATGTTCTATTTTTGGCAAAATTCCATAATCTGATTTCATGCTTTTGAAGAACTCTAGACCTAGTTCAATAAGACCTGCATGAGTGCAGGCTGTCAGTAAGCCAACAAAAGTTATATCATTTGGCTTTACATCAGCTTCTTTCATATTCCTATAAAGAGCAATTGCATCCTTTGCAAAGCCATTAACTGCTAGACCTACAATCATCGAGTTCCAAGTAACAATATCTTTTTGAGGCGTCTTTCCAAAAACTTCACGAGCTTTACTTATATTTCCACATTTTGAATACATACCCACTAGTGCAGAAGCGACATAGACATTTGAAGCCAAATCCTGGCTCTCTACATAGCTACCAATGTAGTTGCCCATTTCCACAGAGCCCAATTGTACACAAGCAGATAAAACACTAACAAGTGTGACATCATTAGGTTTAACTTTTTCTCTTCTCATGCATTCGAAAAGCTCTAAGGCCTCGTTTGATCTCCCATTTTGAGCATAGCCAGCAATCATAGCACTCCATGCAACAATATCTCTCTGGCCCATCCTATCGAACTCTTTCCGTGCGTCATCAACAGCCCCACATTTAACATACATCTCCAATATCGCTGTTGAAACAATCATATTCACACAGAGATTATTATCCTCAATATACTTCTTGATTCTCAATCCCATTTCCAAATCTCCAAGCTTAGCACATATCGAAAGTAAAGTCAccaaagtaatttcattaggaGAGATATCTTCAGCCTGCATCCTCTCGAAAGTCTTTAACCCCTCATTAAGATCCCCATTATGCGCGTAACAAGAAATCATGGCATTCCATGAAACAACAGTTCTCTCTGTCATTGAATCAAATAACCGCCTTGCAGCTATGACATCACCAGCCTTTGAGTACCCAGTAATCAAACAGTTATAACTAATCGGATCCTTAACCAAAATCCCGTCAAAAATTTTCCTTGCAGATCCCAACTCGCCAATCTTGGCATAAAAGTCCATCAAAGAAGTTTGAACATAAACATTACAATCAATGCCACAAATTACAATCAAAGAATGAACCTGTTTTCCTACATCGATAGCCAGCAAAGAAGAGCAGGCTTTGATAACAGGCGGACCCGTAAAACAACTCAACCGGGTGTCACTATGGTGCATTGAAAAAAATGTTTTCAATGCATCTTTATGCAAAGAGAGTTTAGAGTATGTAGAGATAAgagaattataaagaatttgaCCCGGTTGAGGAACTTGATCAAACAGTTGGCGGGCGTAGTCGATGTCAGATAAATTAAGAAGCTTTCTGACGAGAACTGTAGCGAGCGAGGGATGTTTGATGATTATGAGAGAGTGAATCTGTTTTAGTTGGTTTATCTGTAGCGGTGAATGAAGCAAAGTAATTAAAGTTCGCTCCATGTATGGGCGCAGACATGAAAATTGTGTAATTACGTTGAGAAAAGGGAGGTTAAGTAATGGCGGGAATTTCAACTTTAGCGATACTATATAACTGTATGAAACTTTGTCATTGttcaaaaatcttttttttatttaaaaaaaaaagaaaaaacaatctTTGTCTTTATAAACGTATCCACGTGGCGATAATCGTTGACTTATTAATGTCCATTTGATATTCACTCGTCATACACCACGTGTccatttaaatataaacagTCAGGTGAATGGTCAATACAACCATGAACAGTTCCAATAATAACGGTACAAACAAACaggattagaaaaagaaaaaaagaaaaactcacgGACGGTTCCCTGGGACATTTGAAGATCCCCTAGGATCATGTCTGGTTGGGTTTTCCAATCTAAGTGCGAATCTTGTTTTATATTACTTACagttttatgaatatttagattaaagaataaattatatatttatatttaataagagttgttaaaaaaataatatttattttgtaatttaaataaattattttatatttatctattttatttttaatttttaatttaataacttactatgtaaaataaattttaaaaatattttatcattatttgtatattttagataattttttttatttttatatgatatatataataaattattaaattaaaaattagataaatcaaattaataaaagaatgatCGATTAAAAAAATCCGAAATGTGTTGGTAATATTTCTCTCggattgttattatttattatttaaaaagatcatataaaatcaaagtggatattttctaatttaatgaGAGATTCTTTTCAgaaaacaatttctttttaaccCCGTCAAATGTAAAAACAGCAGGCCAGCGAGATGGAGCTATGTGAGCAACTGATTTTTGGATGGGTGTGTTTGTTTCTATACTGTTGTATGTTTCATTTAAGAgttgtctttttattttattttttttaaatatagataTAGTTGGTTAgtatgttaattatttttattttttatataaactataattttaaaaaaataaaatttcgaATTTCAAACTCCAATATTAAGTGTTTGGCCACGAGAATAAAGGATGATAGTTGTCCTTTCATCAttcaaatatgataaaatataaacgGGCAAAAGTATTGACCAAGAAATAGAGCAACCTTAAGCTACAAGTAATTACAAAATCCcactaaatatttaatcatttattatttttggctAAATTTACTCAACTTTTGGCCTGCATCATTATCACTTTGACtctttcattaaatttttgtatGACTACTTTGCCCTTCATTTATGCTGAGTAAATGACCAAATTTCCCTTTAAGTTGAAAGCAACtcaacacaaaaaaaaaaaaatgttctcttttcttttcttttagggttgcaagaatttatttttccacTCTTTCACGCATCCCATATACCAATTtgccttttttccttttcatttttttctattatgcattttattgcggcatattattattattattattattactttcccgtgaataaaaaataaaattatttgaatatcTTAATTGTGTTTTTATCATTAGGATAGGAAGTTTTCATTTAGAAATTTGGAACATTTGGTAGCAAATCCCAACAGATACACCTGCCTAATTTTGGGACGCGCAGTAGATTAATTAATCTCCCATTTATGGCATGTAATTAAAGTAAcaccaaaaagagaaaaaaagagaaaaaaagaaaatcaatagTTCCATAAAATCAAGCAATGGCAAATCCCGTAATTTCAACAAAACCCAATCCCTAATTATATGCCAAACACTTTCCCCACTTTAACCCTGCCCTGCAATTTCCTTAAATGCAAACTTACCGAAATACCCTTACGCATTAACCAGTAACCAGAAACCGCGCTTTTTTTAAGCAAGCGTCGCAGCGAACAGAAAAGAGAAgcgaaaaaataaaattgaactCGATAGAACAATGGAATTGCAGAGAGGAATTGCATTACTAAACCAGCAATTCAAATCACTGTTTTACAAGAACATAATACTATCATGGAGAAACAAGAGAGCAACGGTTATTCAACTGTTCTCGTcgttgtttttcatttttctgttGTTTGGCATCGACAGAGCGACCGTCGCTACATCTTCCGACACGACCGAGTTCAAAACGATTCTGAGCCCTGACGCTCTTGTATCGCCGCCAATTCCTGATTGTAACGATAAGTTTTATATCAAGAAACCGTGTTTTGACTTTGTTTGGAGTGGAAACGACAGCGTTAGACTCACTCGTCTTGTTACTTCTATCATGAATAATAATCCTGGCAGGGTAATTCCGTCGCATAAGGTAATTACTGAAACTTTTGGTTTATGAGAAATGTGTTAAGTTGATGGTTAACGAttgtgcttcttttttttttttggctactattttattgcttttggCTTTTCACTTTTTGTTTATGGGAAAAAAGaagtctttttttattattattagaagtATCTAGTTTTTGTTCATTGAGGAAATTAAGGGAGAGTCAAAGTAAAATGAACTCTAAGTATGCTCTTAATTGCTAAGATAGCAGCTGCCTTTCcaaaaaagtttaatatttttaaaaaaattcatttcctTATCCTCTTGCGGTAAAATAAAGAAACGAACACTggtttttgagtttttatatataatatatttagttatcTGAACTAGGCTGGTTATGATTTTGgttttaattgttaaaaattcTTCTGGACTTATTTAGGTGAAGACAGAATTTGGGAAacttaaaaactaaatttgatcTCATGGCATCAAGAGTTGTAACAGTTGTGTTTATGCAGGTTAAATCATTCAGAACAACCGATGATGTGGACGTTTGGCTTTTGAATAATCCTATGCAATGCCCAGGAGCTCTTCATTTCAAAGAAATAAATGCTACTATAATTAGCTATGGTATCCAGACTAATTCCACCCAAACAAGAGATCGTGGTCATTTTGAAGATCCTGTTTTCAAATTCCAAATCCCTCTTCAGATTGCAGCTGAACGTGAAATTGCTCGCTCGGTTATCGGAGGTGTGAAATTTTACTGGTTCGCAAAATTATGGAATGTAAAATGTGTCTCTTCCGTACATTTCAATAAATTTGTTATTCATTTTGCTCTTCAGATGCAAACTTTAGCTGGGTTGTTGGACTCAAGGAATACGCACACCCTGCAGAAGACAACTTCTCTACACTGGGTACAGTAGGACCAGCTTTCTTTCTCGCGTTTGTCATGTTTGGTTTTGTTATGCAAATTGGAAATTTGGTGGCAGAGAAAGAGCTCAAACTTCGCCAGGTCTGATTCTGTTATGGTACTATAATAGGATTATAATGATGGCTACACAACTCACTttgtttttttcattttctaaaatCTCCTTCCTTCATCTGTGTTTAACAGAAACCTCCATTCCAGAGTTTAACGTGAAACCTTCAGAATGTCAAGCCTTAAACCATTAAGCTGTCCCAATGGGACCTAAAGTATTTATGTGCCCgacttattatttttcttttttatttgctcGTACAGGCAATGAATTTAACAGGTCTTTATGACTCTGTGTATTGGTTGTCCTGGATCACATGGGAGGGAATACTTGCGCTAATTTCATCACTTCTCCTCATTCTTTTTGGA
This window harbors:
- the LOC8277384 gene encoding pentatricopeptide repeat-containing protein At1g08070, chloroplastic, producing the protein MERTLITLLHSPLQINQLKQIHSLIIIKHPSLATVLVRKLLNLSDIDYARQLFDQVPQPGQILYNSLISTYSKLSLHKDALKTFFSMHHSDTRLSCFTGPPVIKACSSLLAIDVGKQVHSLIVICGIDCNVYVQTSLMDFYAKIGELGSARKIFDGILVKDPISYNCLITGYSKAGDVIAARRLFDSMTERTVVSWNAMISCYAHNGDLNEGLKTFERMQAEDISPNEITLVTLLSICAKLGDLEMGLRIKKYIEDNNLCVNMIVSTAILEMYVKCGAVDDARKEFDRMGQRDIVAWSAMIAGYAQNGRSNEALELFECMRREKVKPNDVTLVSVLSACVQLGSVEMGNYIGSYVESQDLASNVYVASALVGMYSKCGNISKAREVFGKTPQKDIVTWNSMIVGLAVNGFAKDAIALYRNMKEADVKPNDITFVGLLTACTHAGLIELGLEFFKSMKSDYGILPKIEHYACIVDLYCRFGRLKDAYEFICGMEIQPNVVIWGTLLGASRTHLNVELAELSVTKLLELEPENSGNYVQLSNIYASVGRWQEALKVRNLMKDNRVQKIAAYSWIELENQVHRFLVGDTSHPATDELCGIVDGLAMQSAWLGCSLESDLGF